The following is a genomic window from Strongyloides ratti genome assembly S_ratti_ED321, chromosome : 1.
AGGAAGTTTTGATTTATTACATGTCAATACATTTGGTGGCTTTTCagcattaataaaatttaataagtataaaaataaaaaaatataaaatatattattaatttccattatttaaaaataaaaatatcaatctaaatgtttcttaataatgtattatatataattttgataagcttttgattttattactgataacaaatgataaaaatatttaataatattattttaaatctcctttttttgatttttttttctttccaTATCCATCTCTTGTTAAATCTAAGTAATCCTCATCACTTGATAAATGTTCATTAGATATTTGATTTTCAGTATAATTTGGATTTCCATATGAGTATACTTCTTCATCTTCAACGGTAAAATGTATTTGATTTTGAGGCATGATTGTTATTGGATGTCTTGGTTTAAATTCaacattttcattttctaaataaacataagttttaagaataacttttaaacaataacaatcaacaataaatatactaaatataacaaataatcTAATATATTCTAATGTATTtcctataaaaaaagttttttattaataataatataaaaaaaaaaacttaccctctttatattctaataaaatattttcaggCATTGATGGCCATATACATCTTAAAATAtcaagaaataatataacacCATGAATTgttataaacattatttgaataataatatatggaattaaaaaattttgatcattttttatatatccaatatacattaataatatactaattatttctaaaaaaataccaaAAAGCATTGTTTTTGGATCTGATGAagaaatgtataaatatttatcatataataagCATCcttcaataaaatttcttaaacATGTTATAATACATATGATAACAATAgcattctataaaaaaaaatttaataaaataattttaaataattatactaaCCTTAATATGAAATCTTCCAccacaaaaataattatttggtttattaaatgatttcATATTTATTCCTAAACACATTTCTTCAATATTAAAACTTGACATAAAAGGAATCGAGaacatttttctttctaataaaaaaacgaAACACTTGTCTCAAAATGTAAAAAAGCTATCttatcaaattattaattgattttttttttttataaaatcaacTACTTTGTCATCTATAaatacataataataatacattaacttttaataataagatagaaataatattaaataaattaaccaaatataaaattaaaataaataaataataatttatttttaaaataatgacaCAAATATAATGATTAGTCAATCGACAtttctatattttatcaCCATTTCTTTGTCTCTCCAATAGGAGTACCTCTATTAGTGATAAGAGCATTGTATTTTCTCAAGaaattattcattatttctttggatttttctacttttttactatatttacTGCTATTAATGgtatttaattgtttatatattgaaaaaacaCAACGTGATATACTTTTATGTCTAGCTATAGTTGAATTTTCAATCAAAGAAAGTTTATGTATATCATGTTTTAATCCAGAAATATCAGCTTCTGCCTCTTCACAATCATTAACTGTTactttaatttgtttttcaattaatgttttttgtTCATTACTATGTGTTCGTACCTTACCAAATTGTGCCCGATATTTTAGTGAAGCTTTAGGATCACAAGCTAAAATTCTTTGTGTTGGAAATGACATAATAATAccagaaattttattacgAGCAATTTGATTATCAATTCCTATATGAATTAAGTCAACTTCTGTAAGatgaaaaaacatttttaaattaatatcatatttgacaaaattttgaatataatgaCTTAACTTAAGCATTTCTAAAATGTCTTTTGGTTTTTCCATAGTTCTTCCCTTTGGATTAGCATATGGTGGTTTAACATAACTCTTCTtggtatatttaaatgtaccATTTGTATCAGTAtctctttctttttttgcaTCATTTATCAATTCTAACATAACATCATTTCCATCAACTAAATTTTCGCAACTTTCTCCTGCTTTATTAACAGAGTAAGGATTACCACCATATTGTAACATTACTCtaagaatattttcattatcacACTTACATGCATATAAAGTTGGTGTATTTCCAGTATCATCAACAACATTTGGATCAGCCCCCTTTTctaataaaacataaatacAAGAAATTTGATTATGAAGAGTTGCATAAACCAAAGCAGTTCTTCCATGTTCATTTTGAAGATTACAATCAcctttattatcaattaacattttaacaatattatcatgACCACATGCAGATGCTAACATTATTGctgtttcttttttattatttacaatattacaatctacattatattttaaaagtaagtTTATAGTATcaatttgatttaaatatGATGCATATAATAAAGGACTCCAACcaccattatttttttgatttaaaaaatttaccatactacatatttctttttcattaaattttattttactaacCAAAtcctataaaataaaaattaaataataataataataaaaaagatataatatatatattacttacACGAAATGTATAATAATCTACTGATGCAGCagtaaaaatatcaataatataactatcgtcaatttttaattcagGTAATGGTAATTCAAGAATTTGTATAGTATTTTCATTAGTAATTTTAGTATCAGCTTCATCTACACTTAGCTTGTCCATCGTTAGTTTAAAAAACAGAGAAAAGTGATTACCATTTTTGACGTTAGATGTCATTTATATACTTTGTTGTAATCATTTTCTTCATGACAAAAAGttctatttatatttttaaaatctttcataagtattttatcttttggtattatttttaaactaaaatattatacatagATTTTAagactaaaaataaatttagataataattatggatatactatttataatttattgtttcaCTTATAGCATATAAATactactttaattttttttttttattattaaacatttttttaaataaaaatattaaaaataaagaatattaaattttttttttttttttgagtaaaacaaaattattggaaatatatttaattgtaatattgtatttaaataatgttacacttataatgatttttgattaaaatgttaattctAGATATATACTGTAATTTATaaggatatatatatatttttttttttaatttctaaattatttttattcatttttgtaatgatatataaactaaataaatatttaaaatgtgagtttaatattgtttgtttaaattatttgatgtaaaaatattttttttttttgtaatatataagggtatttaaaaataattttaaatgtactaaacttgtaaaaaaaatctatatatatatataattataaaaaataaattaacaatattaattacaattttatgatttttaaattgtgatgtacattttaaaaattatatttttactctAACTATTTCCTTCTTTAACttaatataatttgaaaaatatatatataaaaactaaaatagaatatatatataaaaaaattattagattaAACATCGTATTATCACActtcttttttaaacttttcttGTCTActatatttatgtaaatgTCAATTCCATGTTTTTATTGAAATCAAAcatcttatatatatatatatatatatgtatatatgataatttattactttcattttttttttaaaaattttcttgatATTATAAGTAGTTAATTTTATCTAagctattatttttaaacatttaccCTTATATAtaccaattatttttattattttgttagttgaaaataaaatgtaatgctttttttattaatttaaaatacataaatattttattacaatttaatataaattgtaaaaaaaataaaaactttttatgataaaatagtctaaaaatatatattaaattctAAGTAATCCTGTATTATTGAAGgtgttaaaaaagttattttctTCTTAAATGGCATAATAATTATCCTTTATTCTGGTAAATAGATAGTTTTTTAcatgatattttatataattatacgtttcaataaagttaatttaaagtatcaaaattttattttagtgataataacaaatttttttttttataaaaaaaaagttgatatataaagataacttaaaagtattaactattttaaagGTTAGAAAGTATGttatttgaaaatgttaaatgataatatatttatgttttcTAGGAATCTTTTGTGCTTTTCTACTTAAAGTCtaattacataaaattttttcccTAACAACAAATTAGAAATTTAGAAATAACTAATTAGAAAATGGTTGATATATGGCATTAAACAAAACTACACTTAGagcataattttttttttcaataaattattgcaaattttattattaataaacttttactgtaaataataatttttttttttaaaataaaaatgtacattataaataacaaaaaatattatatatatattatatatataataatcaataaaatttaatttataaaaatgtataaaatgtttatcatATTTCAATTTGTAGACTCAATGAtcgaaaattattattacttatatactttttttttttaaattataatattattgaaatttatctaatttaATCAACATCTACAATGatttcctttttttaaaatcttatctattttcatatttaaataataaatttcaaGAGGAAGGtgatcttttattatttgactAAGAcgataattatattttgagCGCTTTTCATAACAAGCAATCATCTTAATTTTCTGTCTTATCAAACACCAAGACAAAGGACAAAAGTATTCATTTTCACATgctaaaaattaaaaatttataaatgacatttattattataataaaaaataaacttactttttaaatttttatataatttcttaGCATTTACCGTACAACCTTCACATAAAGCATGACCACATTCACCaaaataacataatttattttctttataaatttttttacatggTCCCTCACAACGAACATACTTAAAATGATCATAACCATCACTTGTTTCATGTGGTGAAAGAGGAATATGATGAAGAGAGTCTAATAGATCAATAGGTATTTCACTTATATGCCCTTCTTGTAAGGTATCTTCAGAAGTTGAACAACAAATTTCATgcttcattttattaattgtataCAATAAGTGCACGTGTTTTcctttttatcatatatgtatatgcatatatatatatatattaataatttgcttatattaatatcattatttatattttacatttgAATTTTATTCACCATATTGTATTGTCagttaaagttatttttaatattaacatttcactctttaaatattattttttaattttcgtTTCACCTATTTTTCAATTACTATTTgatcatatatttattaattcatcTTAATCAACAGATTAATGtcaaaatttacttttattttcactatcattttttttttctgtttacaataataataatacagttatgtaaaaaatttttttctatccacttatcattatttctattttttgatatcaataatttgaatatattaataattataaaatcatttgGACAGTATGGCACCATTGATTGTAAAAATtagatttataatatatttataaaattactatatttgttagtttttatattttattataaattttcctatataatttaaagaaatataactatttttatctaaaaatattatatttaagatatttattatataataatttgtagaaaaaaaatttttttttacttcatGAAATTAccaaacattatttaaaagttagaTTTAatcattgataaaaaaacaGTTACCAACaactaattttatcaaaCTAGCCTTTACTCtcacatttaaaaatgttaaaacaaCGTTAGATAAAGATGTATCACCTATGTGTAAAATGTGAacatgtatatattttattcttaattgACAATTGTCATAAGCACTTTCTTTAttcttaaatttaatattattattttttatctaaaaaaatgttcacataatttttttaagatatataatattttatttatacaattatttaaagacTTTCAGTGTTTAAAGCATTTTCcctattattctttttaaattttattataaaataccACCAATagatgatattttaatttaaaaatataccaaatatttgttatatgattttcattatttttaactataaacATTATAACTAAACACTTTAACTTTATGTTATCATTAAACTTAACTAATTGCTTCTATATAAATTAGTATTATAGTAAACCACACtctattaatgaaaaaaaaaaaatattaccaaTAGTTATATtgttaacattaaaaatcaaatttttctcTTACATACTAGactgttaaaaattaattttttttttattcaactTCCCCAAAGATCCAAAAACCATATTATTTAGTTGAGTTATATGcgtaaattaaatatatttttatcaattttatgtaacaaaaaattttttattcaattttcTGTAAGTCCATTTATTTCGCCTATGAATATCTTCCatatttaaaagatcaaAAACCAAACATGtaggaaatttttttaaaaaaaaatatatcttccctcattttatatatatgtataaacaaataaaaataccaCGGTGGAATtcctttaaatatatatatatatatatatgtattctACTTAACTATTTATAAAGTGGTATAGCtagaaattttaacatacatatttatatatcatcagagattacaatttttacatggttaattattttaaacttccatataaaaatatagaataaaaatagaaaaatttttttgattttatttttgcaaaaagccatatgacattttaaaataaaaaaaaaatttctttgtGTTActtaatttgtaaaatatttttaattaaatatttcatttctATTTTTCTTATTGATACCATCAAAGATTACATTATAAActaattgtattttattttaaaatgttgcaaaaaaaaaaaaaattttataatatgtatatatacttaattttatcagcaccttacaaaataaatatgtttgtGATATTCTATTGAATATCAAtcaaaattgttaaaatatcattttaatttttatttctcaTTACCAAACAAagtatcattaatatttttattttatcacatttttttttccaaacattaattttcaacatactttaaaattaaacgtAGCAAGTTTAAAGAAGGGCatcaattatttaacaaaaagtaATGAATAATGAATAACAATTGTCTGATCATTgatataactattttattatatatatatatatatatatatatattttatctacaCTAGTAGACATTTAAGaattaatagtataaaacaataaaacgTAAAgagtatttttaatgataccTAACTTTGAcattattaatgaaattatCTACCAAATGTTGTATTACTTTTTgattaatagttttattcttttttaactcatcacaaaataattttaaaatatcatataataaatatatacatttataaaaactttaatataataaaatatactcttttttttttcaaatataacaaaataaataaataaatatatatatatatatatatatttatataaaacatttttatttaattctcATGAGAATTAAAATctacatatttttatcataaaaaagaaaaaaaatatattggtTCCTATTAAAATAGTTGGCCACCCATaacctttttaaaataaattttggcacttattttaacattactCTATACTATTATTGAAcccatttttatatatatatatgtaactTCCTTTctctatatatatacatcctctcaatatattatattatgtatGAGATGTTGagtatttcaataaaaaaaaaaaaatcttttacattatatctacttataatattactactggataaatatattatacgTCTTTCCTAAACCCCATTTTATGGTTGatgaatttataataaaagtgaAAGGGGTTAGCAATAGCCATGGATAAAAGGgatactttatatttttttttttaaaacaaatatttgaACAATCCCTTTTTGTATATTACATACTTTCTTCTctttaacttaaaaaattttataattaagaaatatatgTTCGAAGTAAAAGTTTAACATTGTAATGTTAGATTACTAAAGTTTGTAAAGATAGAGAAAGTTCTTTATTGATCAAAAGAAATCATATGTtaaattgatttaaaattatgtttacttaaatactttttaatactaCTACATAAATACATTActacatttttttgtataaaaaaaaaagtttaataatatctAGAAAaggaattttatttttttaaaaaaaaaaaaaaaaaacaataattaaatCCATTCACATATATTTActattgatattttatacatattaaacttttataagaaaatatttttatttgataaaaatctttctattattatcaaCATAGATTGATGaagattttaatttatttagaaaatattttaaattattttatgatttttgttaaatttatatgttatcttaaaataatgatactacagttttagttttaaaaaaaatgtagtataaattatatatactaaTAGTTTTATATTGTTATGATCTATTAAAGTAAGATGCTTCAAAATATCGAAAAATGTTACTAAAACTATAGAATATTtgaaatagtaataaaaaaaaatcaggaatttactatatatatatatatattttctttcacTTCTATTACTTCTAATATTTCTagattcattatttaaagaaaaaaaactattgACTAcgattattaatttatatagttttaataaattatgataTTAAATGTTAAGATTTCTTAATAAATGAGAAATCTTACTTTAATTTGTcataatttatgaaaaaaaaaattagttattttttttttattgttgtcCTATTTTTCTACATAAAACACTATTACTCTATGCTTACAAATgacatatattaaaagtaatatttattaaaaaatttataaagaatGTAATGTACCCATACATTTTTGGGACACcctgtttatatatatatatatatatatataaataataaatttaacttatataattattttacataatataatagattatttattattaatattttattttattttatatctttgaaaaaaaaaaaaaattatttaaaaaagttgttagtgtcgaatatatataaaaatatttagtagATAAACTTTCCATGAcgcataaatatatatatatttttattatattttctttttataataataaataataaaaatatcaaagaCTATCTTTAATTGAACCTTTTTATTGTGTTATACCTTTAAATtatctatatatttaatttattaaaccaTTCTACTattcttaatatatatatgtatatacatatttatatatatatacatcttatcatataaatataaataaatatattcaagtataagaaaaaattctaaaaatgttttcataatactttttaacaataaacaACAAAAGCACAACCAATTTCCGCATGTCTCTTGTTAAAGATAAATGAATATAAGAGAGAAAAAGATTGCGcaaatgatatttataaatatgcaTATAATCACaaatatacaatataatGATTTACTTAAAGTTAACTGTAAGTACAAAGAAATAGTTagttcctttttttttttaaatttattatcaattatatactcatattatatattcatttctGTATCCTTATCTCAATTGTCGTCATTTTCTTATGTATAATGTCTCTGGTAGTTAGTTatgtatacatatatatatatataaatatgtatgtAAGTAATGATGGGAagtttatcaatttatattGATGTGGTCAACgatcaattttataaaaagaggtattgttaagttttttttttttagactGTTAGTGCtttcatattatatatatatatatatattatatatttatgcgTATACATATCTTATTAgatgttatttatttattctgcatatattttttaaaaatgcttCCTCTTcaacatatttatatttattatttttatacaactATTCCAAAATGCTTCTTCATAATACACtatactattttattttttttatctatcaTCATTAAgattttacatatattaaagttttatcattacccttttatatatatataatataatatatgtaatattaaaagtaataaatttaaatgattatataaaaatatgtttttttttttcaattgatcaaatttaaacaaaaaaaaaaattttttttaaataatatgttaatattttaattgaatatatatataataataataataaatatatatatacattttaaacttatgtttataatattttcataagaCACATGCTAATCATATGGTTAATAATagtgtaaaaatttaagcATAGACCGATGTTGATTAATAAAAGtgattttaatgtttatatgTTATAGATAAGTAGGAAGTATTAATTCTATTGGTGATTGATACATTAACGATGcattttactatatttttttacatatgaTTTTTGGTTTATTTATtgatttgatatttttataatttattaaattcaatcaattttagtatttcacttagtatattatatttgaatttcaaaattctttaaattatctaaattttttgaaaatatttattgccTATTATTGGCTAATATAAACTCCTCTGATGTCTTTTATATCAAATGAGGGTTTAGGCTCAAATCATCCATCTATtcaattaaatcaaaatcaAGATTTTTCTGCTCTCCTAAATTCTGGACAGGTTTCTGGAAATTTATTAACTTCATTAAATAATGGATCAACTTTGCTTCAACCAACAAATAACAATCAACATACATTGAATGATTTAAGcacaatattttttcaacaacAACTATTGAGTCAGTTACAACAAAATAGTGGAAATGGTAGTCAAAGTAGTTTCATTGGGACTGGTAATGGACAGGTTggaaatataataacaaacACAAATTCATCTAATAATGCAACGATTTAtcaacaattattaaatcaacaacatcaacaacaacaacaacaacaaaataGTTTACTGTTAAATGCTGCTGCGGCACAAAATCAGCAACCATCATTATCACAATTATTACAATTACAACAGGCTCAAGCTCAAGTTCAAAATCAATTACAAAATTGTggaaatttacaaaattcaTCATTACAAACACAAAACATTCCACAATATAATTCTGCATTTAAAACTCAAACACCAATACCACAACCAACACAACAACAAGGAAATATTAATCCAACACTTCTtcaacaattaataaatgcAGGTGTATCACCAACAATACTTGCAAAATTAATATCTGGAAATAGCCAACCAACTAATCAGATAAATT
Proteins encoded in this region:
- a CDS encoding Sterile alpha motif domain and Ankyrin repeat and Sterile alpha motif, type 2 domain and Sterile alpha motif/pointed domain and Ankyrin repeat-containing domain-containing protein, giving the protein MDKLSVDEADTKITNENTIQILELPLPELKIDDSYIIDIFTAASVDYYTFRDLVSKIKFNEKEICSMVNFLNQKNNGGWSPLLYASYLNQIDTINLLLKYNVDCNIVNNKKETAIMLASACGHDNIVKMLIDNKGDCNLQNEHGRTALVYATLHNQISCIYVLLEKGADPNVVDDTGNTPTLYACKCDNENILRVMLQYGGNPYSVNKAGESCENLVDGNDVMLELINDAKKERDTDTNGTFKYTKKSYVKPPYANPKGRTMEKPKDILEMLKLSHYIQNFVKYDINLKMFFHLTEVDLIHIGIDNQIARNKISGIIMSFPTQRILACDPKASLKYRAQFGKVRTHSNEQKTLIEKQIKVTVNDCEEAEADISGLKHDIHKLSLIENSTIARHKSISRCVFSIYKQLNTINSSKYSKKVEKSKEIMNNFLRKYNALITNRGTPIGETKKW